CGGGCGGCTCAGGGATTTAGTAGATAAAGTGAAAGCAGAGGAAAAGGGAGAAGAAGGAAAAATAAAAATGAAGATGGTAAAATTGTAACTATATAAAATTGTAACTTTGTAAAATGATAACTATTTATAACAATAGAGTTTTTTTACGTTTTTATTATTTATTTATCAGAATTGACCGTGTATTAATGAAAAAAGCAAATATAAAAATAATGTGTAACTATATATTTATTAACATAAAAATATGAAATTATTTACAATGTTAGTATGACATAAGTATTAGACAAACCATGTGTAGTTTTTTTTTACATAATACCAGTTGTATCAACATAGACATTAAAATTACATTTAAAAACAAATAGTTTTAAAAATGGCATGTAAAATGCTATGTTATAATGTAACTAAACTGATTTAGTTACCTTATTAGGAGGATAAAATGAAAAAAATATTGGTGTCTATCGCAGGAATACTAATGGCCGTTTTGGTGATGGCCGGCAGCGCTACTGCGAGTATCATCGGCGGTCCATCTCCAATCAGCGGATTTGGAAATGACAACGGTACGGAACTCTTTGTCCCTGAGCAGTCAGTGCTGAATCTCGAACTCTACGATTTCGGTAGCATTTCAACCGGTTCTGCGTTCGGATTCTACTTCCAGGGCACTGATGTGAACACCGCGGCAAACCGCATAACCATTTTCGACTCAGGCGACGAGACCATGGCGGATAATCTACAGTATGCCAGTATTAATTTCAACACCGGTGTTGTATATGACCTCGACGCTCCGGGAGTTCAATCGATGTTCACCCCGTTGGGAAAGGACATAGGCTTTTTCTTCTCCATTCTTGGCGACCAGATATATACACAGTCAATACTAAATGGTGATTTAGACTTGAGTGCGACATTCCCGAGCTTGACGGATCCTGCAACTTATCTGATAGGTTTTGAGAGCAAGCAGGGCGTGACCCTCGCCCTCGAGGTCACCAAAGGCATCAAGCCGGTTCCTGAACCCTCGTCGATGCTGTTGCTTGTCTCCGGCCTGGTCGGCTTGGCATTTTTCAGAAAGAGGATGAGGCACCACCCGAGAGGGTAAACCAGATAAAGGGTATTTTTTCAGTGTCCGTAGCCATCCTGGGTCGAGAAACAGAATGTTTCTCGACCCAGGCTTTTTCGTTATCTTCATTACTTGCCATTGTCTCTCCATGGCGGGATCACCCATCAGGATTAAGGTTATTGGTGAAAACCCTGTCCGCCTTTTGGCGGACCAGAAAAACTTCGGTTCCTGAGACGTGTCCACGTGTTTGTACAAGTTTTATGGTTATTAATCCCGCCAAGGCGGGACTTGCGGTACGGGCGGAAAAGACACTGATAACGGGGTGGGACGAATTACCAAACCCTAAGGAAGATTCTCCAGCCAAGCCAGCCTATGTCATTTCATTTTGTGAATATCTTCTTCGGCATACATGGCACGTTATCTCGCATGGTGTAGTACGCCG
Above is a genomic segment from Nitrospirota bacterium containing:
- a CDS encoding PEP-CTERM sorting domain-containing protein, translated to MKKILVSIAGILMAVLVMAGSATASIIGGPSPISGFGNDNGTELFVPEQSVLNLELYDFGSISTGSAFGFYFQGTDVNTAANRITIFDSGDETMADNLQYASINFNTGVVYDLDAPGVQSMFTPLGKDIGFFFSILGDQIYTQSILNGDLDLSATFPSLTDPATYLIGFESKQGVTLALEVTKGIKPVPEPSSMLLLVSGLVGLAFFRKRMRHHPRG